The proteins below come from a single Pichia kudriavzevii chromosome 2, complete sequence genomic window:
- a CDS encoding uncharacterized protein (PKUD0B07780): MNRQILSSLVLGLSSLASATGTPTAEYDSFTCSLTPYDHGWPSAHVSFSPTVEKLDNGLYEATIYFEGDDCSQFDGASEIKLIGVSPTVVIWSHNDPANKGQESINGCKWNTVFDFQASYDEANDRWCMNNGQIQYDWVASANKNSFDYSFGCGSGGQFDFPEICWHEDTPSSSTTSSSTTTSSTETPTTSSTTTSSSEKPSTEAPTTSSTTTSSTETPTTSSTTTSSSEKPSTEAPTTTSSTEKPSSTSSTSSPTKKSSTSSSSITPTPSSSLSTLDSTSITLSSSSSSTSSTVHSSSISPKKPTTPVPKPSGSTTKTPSPKPSGSTTKTPVPKPSGSTSENSVTESTGTSFTTITTVSTNTTCKNGSCTATYVSTSQYTTTETVCDSASCTSTAITTSEYTTTETLTPNATETITTTYVVTTVCSSVVTNPSETATTSAPAENSSTVELTTVVTTSQYTVTQP, encoded by the coding sequence ATGAACCGTCAAATCCTATCTTCATTAGTTCTTGGATTGTCCTCCCTCGCATCTGCTACAGGCACTCCTACTGCCGAGTATGATAGTTTCACCTGTTCTTTAACTCCATACGATCATGGATGGCCTTCTGCTCATGTCTCCTTCTCACCTACTGTTGAAAAGTTGGATAATGGATTGTACGAAGCTACAATCTATTTTGAAGGTGACGACTGTTCTCAATTCGACGGAGCATCGGAGATCAAGCTCATTGGTGTCTCTCCAACCGTCGTTATTTGGTCACATAATGATCCTGCAAACAAGGGTCAGGAATCAATCAATGGATGTAAATGGAACACTGTCTTTGACTTCCAAGCATCCTATGATGAAGCAAATGACAGATGGTGTATGAACAACGGTCAAATCCAGTACGACTGGGTTGCATCTGCAAACAAAAACTCTTTTGATTATTCCTTTGGTTGTGGTTCTGGTGGCCAGTTTGATTTCCCTGAAATTTGCTGGCATGAAGATACACCAAGCTCCTCAACTACATCGAGCTCAACTACGACTTCTTCCACTGAGACTCCAACTACTAGTTCCACCACCACCTCATCATCCGAGAAGCCTTCAACTGAAGCACCAACTACTAGCTCCACTACGACTTCTTCCACTGAGACTCCAACTACTAGCTCCACCACCACATCCTCATCCGAGAAGCCTTCAACTGAAGCACCAACTACTACTTCTTCAACCGAGAAACCAAGCTCTACTAGCTCTACTAGCTCTCCAACCAAGAAATCTAGTACATCTAGCTCTTCAATTACACCTACACCATCAAGCTCGTTGTCTACCTTAgattcaacttcaattaCTTTAAGTTCTTCAAGCTCTTCAACTAGTTCCACCGTTCACTCTTCTAGTATTTCCCCAAAGAAGCCAACCACACCAGTTCCTAAACCATCCGGTTCCACCACCAAGACACCATCTCCTAAACCATCTGGTTCCACCACCAAGACACCAGTTCCTAAGCCATCTGGCTCTACTTCTGAAAACTCTGTCACCGAGTCTACTGGCACTTCATTCACCACAATCACCACCGTCTCCACCAACACCACATGTAAAAATGGCTCATGTACGGCTACTTATGTCTCAACCTCCCAGTATACTACCACTGAAACTGTTTGCGACAGCGCTTCTTGTACCTCCACTGCCATCACCACCTCTGAATATACCACTACAGAAACTCTTACACCAAATGCCACCGAAACCATCACCACCACATACGTTGTCACCACCGTTTGCAGTTCTGTTGTAACAAACCCATCGGAGACTGCAACTACCAGTGCCCCAGCAGAGAACTCATCCACTGTCGAGCTGACCACTGTAGTGACCACTTCCCAATACACAGTGACTCAACCTTGA